The Arcobacter sp. F2176 DNA window GTGTTGCAGTTGGTTTATTCTTGTGAAATTTAGAAAAATCAGCAGTTTCATTTTGATAATCCAACAATGTTGCTGTATTTAAAATCATGTCATTACCCAAAGTTCTATTTTGAAGCCATTGTTCTACTCTTTCATCTTCTTCTTTTGTAAGTGAGATAGATGAGTAAGTTTCCCATATTTTAGAAAAATCAAGATTCATACTTGCATCGTTATATGCATAGCACCATCCTCCTTTTCTTGTTCCACTCCAATGAGAATAGAATGGTATGTTATTCTCTACTGCTAATAATTCCCACATTTTCCACATTCCATAGTAACTATCATTTGAGATTATTCTATTTGGTTTATTTACTTTTATAATTCTTTCATAGGCAATTTTTAGTAATAATAGATTTTTTAGATGACTTCTTCCTAAAATCTCATGATTTTCTATAAGTTTATAATCAGCAACTACATAATTATTTACTAAGATATCTTTACTCCATAGTCCATAATTAAAATCATCTTCATGATAATCTTTCCATTTATTATATGGAACAGCTATTAGCTTATTCTCAATATCTATATAGTCTTGTTTTTCTAAATAAGAAGAATATTTATATATATTTTCTTCATCTAAAATTGACCATAAATCTTGTGATTTTTCTTGGCAAGTTTGACAGTTCTTATTGAAAGTCTCACCTCCCCCCCATACTCCACCATAGACATTACATTCATTCTCTTGGATACCATCACAGAACGTTGCATAAATATCAAAACCTCTTAACATTAAAGAATATGCCATCAATCTATCATGCACAAAACAGGGTTCATATATACTAAATGATTGAGTAAATAAGACTTTCCCTCTGTTGGTTTGTTTAGGAATATTTTTATTTATTGAATTTAAAATTTCAGCTGTTTTCATTAGTATTATTCCTGTATTTGAGTATTTTGGCATAATCCATTTTAAATACCATGTATTGTTTTATTCTATTACTTTTATAGTTTCTAAAATTCATTAAATATCTCTCAAAATATTTCTAATCTCATCCATACTTTTCAAACTCTCATAAGTAGGTAGATTTAGTCCAACTTTTGAAAGCTTATGAGTAACTGGTGTTTTATTTTTACAATACTGCTTATATATATCCATATCACTAAGTGGATAAAAAAATGGTCGTACATCTATCCCTTTTTCTTTTAGTTTAGTAATATATACTTCTCTATCTATACTTTTCGCAAGTAGCACACTTACAAGCCATGTGATTCTTCTTCGATTTTCTATATCTTGTTGAAATGCAAACTTATCTTTGGGTAGTAGTTTTTTGTAGTTTTTTTCATATTCTTTTCTGTTTTTGTGTATTTCTTCTATTCTTTCCAATTGTGCTAGTCCTATAGCAGCTTGAAGGTTTGTCATACGGTAGTTGTAACCAATTACATCATGCCAGTATTTTTTGGTCTTACTCATACCGTGATCTCTTAGTACTCTCATTTTTTCATCTAATAGGACGCTGTTTGTTACACACATACCACCTTCACCAGTTGTAATTACTTTATTTCCAAAAAATGAAAAACACCCTATATCTCCAAAACTTCCAACTTTTTTACCACCATACATAGCACCATGAGCTTCTGCACAATCTTCTATTACTTTTAAGTTATATTTTGTAGCTATTTTCATAATAGTACTCATATCACAACTTTGCCCATAGATATGTACAGGGATGATAGCTTTAGTTTTTGGAGTAATGGCTTTTTCTATCTCTTTTGGGTCTATACACCAGCTATTTTCTTCAACATCAACTATCACTGGAGTTGCTTTTGAATGAAGTACGGTGTTTATAGTAGCTGGAAAAGTGAGATCTGGTACTATCACTTCATCCCCCTCACTAATTCCTAAAGCAATAAGTGCTAAATGAATCGCAACAGTTCCGTTTGAACAAGTAACACCATATTTGCAGTCTGAATATTTAGAAAATTCATTTTCAAATCGTTCTATATATTCACCACTACTAGATATCCATGTGCTCATAAAAGCATCCGTGAGGTATTTAAACTCATTTCCATTGAGATTTGGAATAGCTACAGGGAAATAAACATTTTGCTTATATTCAAAAAAATCCACTACTTCCTTCTGTTTATTTACCAAAGGTATAATTTTGATTCTATGGTCGATTCTTTTTTGCAAACTTTCATAGCTATCAGTGATATATCCAAAAGTAAACTCTTTTAAGATGATATTTTTGACTTTATCCTGCAGACCTATATCTTTAAGCAGTGCTCTTCGGATATCTCCATCTGTCACTGTGCCACATAGTTTATTAGATTCATCGACAACAAATGCTATTCCCATAGCATTTTCATTGATGATTTTCATCACTTCTATTAGACTGTCATTTGCTTTACATATCATTTTATTTATCACTGTATTACCTCTTTTAAAAGTTTATTTTGTTCTATTATTTCGTTAGGTTCAATTTTATAAACTTCTAGTATCAAATATCTATCTTTAAGCTTTTTTATATATTTTAAAATATCACTATTTAATGTTAGTTTTTCATTTGTGTCTCTTTTCCCATTATTATCACTTATGTGCAGTCCTATTATCTTTTTATCAAACTTCTCTATTAAATGGTCAATATTTAATCCAAGTGTATTTATATTAACTTTTGCATGTGCTAAATCAAGCAAAAGATGTAAGTTTTTATCATTTACAATATGAAATATTTTTTCTAATCCTTCAATATCTGCACCTAAACATATTTCATTTTTTCCATCTATAAGTCCAAAATCAGCTATTACATTGTTTTCTATAGCTAGTTTTACATTTTTAGACTTTGCATACTTATTGAGCTCTTTAATATTCCTTATATAGTTACTATAAGCATTTTGCATTGATAGCTTTGGTAAATCCATTTGAGAAGCATTACCTAAATGTGAACCATTTGAATCAAATGTAAATCCACAATGTACTGCATAAAACTCAGCATTTACTATCGCAGATATATCTATAGCTTGTTTAGCTAAACTCATAGATGATTCTATAGTCGTATCATTTTCAGAAGCAAAATTAAGTAAAAAAGAGTCTTTTGGTGTTGGGAAATAGTTATGCACTAAAAAGTTAAAATCTTTTTCAGCTTCAGATATTTTTGAAATAATATCTTCATCATAATCCATTCCAGCACTTAGTTCAATATTCATTATATTGTGTCTTTTTGCTATTTCTAATATTTCATCAAAATTTTTAGTTTTAAATGCACCTGTGCTTATATAAATATTATTTTCCAAAATAAATCCTTTCAAAGCATTTTAAAATATTTCGTTCAATTGATGGATTAAAAAGTATTTCATTAAAATATATTTCTCTATGTTCTGCTTCTTGATTATTTAACTCAGCTAACGATTGAACGATCATACAATCTTGAATAAATCTATATATCTTCAAGATTAAATCAAATTTTTCTATTCCATAGTTTAAAAATACTGCTTGAGTTAGTTTTATACCTGTATCCACTCCATTATCTACAAAATGCAATGTTGCTCCTAAAAATTTATCATCACTCTCTACCAACTTTTCTTTTTTAAATAATCCTGGATGAGCTGGCAGTAGAGAATGATGAGAATTAATGATTTTATTTATGTTAGTTTCTACAAGTTTTGAAGGTATTAGCCAATCAAAGCCAGATAAAACAATATAGTCATATTCTATTTTTGCAAGTAAATCTTGTACATTATCAAAAAATTGCACTCGACTTTCATTATCTTGTTTACAATAGAAGTTATCACTAATGATTTTATAGTCATTCATTGCTTTAGATAATGATGAATTAGAAATTATGTAAACAATTTCAATATTTTGAAGTAGCCCTTTTTCTATTGCTCTTTTTACAGCGAAATAATCACCACCCCTTTTACCTACGATAAATACAATTTTCATTTATAAACCTATATTTTAAAAAAAAATTTTTGTATTTACTCACCACATCGGAATAATTTACTTCCCATTGTTTACATATATTTTTATATATATTTTCATTATGGACTTTTTTCCCTATATAAACATCTCTTAAATTATCTCCAAATCTATTTTTATACTTAAACAATTTATCCTCTGGATTATCAGTTGTCCCTCCACCTAAACTAAGTAATGAATTGTTTATCTTTTTACTTTCATTAATCATTGCTTGCATAAGGAGTTCATTTGGATATAATTTTTTATACTTAAAATCAGATCCACTTAGATGATAAATCGTTTTTTTAAAACCATAATAGAACATAGAACTTGATATGATTTTATCTTCAAAAAGAATATTTATAATTTTTGTATTAGCTATAAAATATTTTTTATGATTATTAAAATAATTATCGTTGAATAAGTAACTTTTATCCATATCTAATCTTTTAGCTGTCATATTATATAATTTAGTAAAACTATCTATGGTTTCTAGATTTTCATCAATTTGAATACTTAGATTATTTTTTATTGCCTGCTTAATATAATTTCTTCTACTTTTACTAGGAATTTTATAATTATCTGTTGATTTTAAAAAAACATTGGTTCTCACTTTCAAATATTCAGCATCTCTTATGAAGTTATCTAATTTATTTATAGATGGGTTTTCTCGTATAAATTCAGCAATGATATTATTGTTTTTGCACCATCTATTAAACTCATAATTAAATATTTTTCTATCAGTCTTCTCTTTTACATCAGACACTACTCCTCCATATCCATACGCACTAAAAATATCATAATATTTTGCATCAAGTTCATATCGTTTAATCTCTTTTTTAAAAAATGGATATAAAAATTTACTATTATTTATTTCACAATAGATACAAATGGGTTCTGCTTTTTCATGTTCTATCCACGTTTGATAGTATTCTGGTAAATAGTAAATATCTAATTTTTCATCATCAAATGAAGAAATTCTCTCATCCCATTTGAGCTTATCTGAAATAGTATAAACTTCAAACAGCATTAAAACATTTCCTTTGTAATGTATTCATCCTCATCTATATCTACTTTTGCCACTTTTCCTAAGATTGAGTCTATCTCTATGGGTAGAATGCCACCTCCTGGTCTTTTTGAACCAATATTTTTGAGACTAAAAATATCACCTTTTTTTATAGAGCTTAAACTAAATAATGATTTTCTCATAGTTTTTAAGTGCTCTTTTTCACTCTCTTTTATCTCTTTTAGTCCATCACCTAACGCATCTTCAATCTCTCTTATTTTTAAAACCATCTCTTTTAACTCATGCGGTTCAATCGAAGCGATATGATCTACTCCTGGTAGATTTCTACTTAACGTAAAGTGTTTTTCAATAATTTTTGCACCCATTCCAATAGAAGCATAAGGTACATGTAATCCTTGCGAATGATCAGAAAGTCCAACTGGTACATCAAACTCTTTTTTATATTCATTCATTACATTTAGATTGATATCTTTAAAGGGTGCTGGATACTGTGAAGTACATTGCAAAATCGATAAATCTTCAACACCTGAATTATAGAGATAATCAACTCCCATTCGTACATTTTCAAGTGTCGAAATACCTGTAGAGTAAATTATCGGAAGTTTCGATTCTCCCATGAGTTTAAAAAGAGGAAAATTAAGTGTATCTGATGAACCAATTTTGATAGCAGGACATCCTATATCAAGGAGTATCTCAAATGATGGATAATCAGCTGCCATAGATAAGAACATTATCCCTTTTTCATCACAATATTGTTTTAGGTCTTTAAATTGTATCTTATTAAATTCTAAAGATTTTGAAAAATCTTTTTTATTAAATTCTCCATCTCTTCCTTTAAAATACTCTGGTTTTAATGCATATTTACTCTCACACATCTCTGTATTGAATGTTTGAAATTTTATACAATCTGCACCTGCCTTTTTCGCTTCATCTATTAATTTAAAAGCTAAATTCATGCTACCATTATGATTCACTCCTGCTTCTGCAATAATAAAGCTTGGTGCTTGATCTGAAATCTCTCGACCTTGTATAATCTGTTTTTTCATATTAGCTCTTTTTCTATCATAAACTCACACAACATAAATTCAAATTCTGTATCTATGTCAATCGCTCTTTCTTCATCTATTTCAATATATCCTATAGCGTTACCATATATATTTTGGTATTTTTTTAGAGTATTTACTCTTGTTATATCCACAACACCATTTAACCTAAAGCATTCTGGTAAAAGCTGACTTTGGTAAAACTTTTCTACTTTTAAATCATCTACAAAAGTATTTAAAAAACCATTTTTTTGTTTATACATCCAATAAGGGTGAAATACTCCTTCAGATTTTGTAACACTTCTTATAGCTGAATATTTTTTATCTTCTATCTGTTTTAATGCTTCTTCTATCATTTGGGTACTTTTAAATGGAGTTGTTGGTCTAATATAAATTAGATTATCAAAGGTGTAATTTTCATTTTTTTTCAACCAGTCTGTTAAATGTAACATAACTTCTCTATCTCCAACTTTGTCTTTTGCAAGATATTTAGGTCTTATAAATGGAACTTCTGCACCATATTCTTTCGCAACTCTTGCAATATTCTCATCATCAGTAGATACAATAACTCTACTAATATTTCTAGATGCCAAACAAGTTTCTATACTATAGGCAATAAGTGGTTTACCATTTAGTTTTTTTATATTTTTTCCTGGAAGTCTTTTACTTTCACCTCTTGCAGGAATTAGAGCTATATTTTTCATATTTATATATTGTGAAATAATTTTCTAATAAAGGTAATATAGCTTTTACTCTCAACTGCACGATATATTTTAGAATCTCTTTGAAGTGAATACATAGAGTAATCCTCTTTTAAATTATTACTTGATTTTATGATAAACTTACTTAAAATTAAATTATATTTTTATTTAATTTAAAGAATTGGATAATATTAATCTTGATACGCTTTTACAACTCCTTTTTTAATACTTTGTAAATTGTAAAACTCTAACTAATTCGCTTGATTATTATTTTGAAATGATGGTGTAAGCTTTTCTCTCCCCACCCAATAT harbors:
- a CDS encoding aminotransferase class I/II-fold pyridoxal phosphate-dependent enzyme, yielding MINKMICKANDSLIEVMKIINENAMGIAFVVDESNKLCGTVTDGDIRRALLKDIGLQDKVKNIILKEFTFGYITDSYESLQKRIDHRIKIIPLVNKQKEVVDFFEYKQNVYFPVAIPNLNGNEFKYLTDAFMSTWISSSGEYIERFENEFSKYSDCKYGVTCSNGTVAIHLALIALGISEGDEVIVPDLTFPATINTVLHSKATPVIVDVEENSWCIDPKEIEKAITPKTKAIIPVHIYGQSCDMSTIMKIATKYNLKVIEDCAEAHGAMYGGKKVGSFGDIGCFSFFGNKVITTGEGGMCVTNSVLLDEKMRVLRDHGMSKTKKYWHDVIGYNYRMTNLQAAIGLAQLERIEEIHKNRKEYEKNYKKLLPKDKFAFQQDIENRRRITWLVSVLLAKSIDREVYITKLKEKGIDVRPFFYPLSDMDIYKQYCKNKTPVTHKLSKVGLNLPTYESLKSMDEIRNILRDI
- a CDS encoding sugar phosphate isomerase/epimerase, whose amino-acid sequence is MENNIYISTGAFKTKNFDEILEIAKRHNIMNIELSAGMDYDEDIISKISEAEKDFNFLVHNYFPTPKDSFLLNFASENDTTIESSMSLAKQAIDISAIVNAEFYAVHCGFTFDSNGSHLGNASQMDLPKLSMQNAYSNYIRNIKELNKYAKSKNVKLAIENNVIADFGLIDGKNEICLGADIEGLEKIFHIVNDKNLHLLLDLAHAKVNINTLGLNIDHLIEKFDKKIIGLHISDNNGKRDTNEKLTLNSDILKYIKKLKDRYLILEVYKIEPNEIIEQNKLLKEVIQ
- a CDS encoding formyltransferase family protein → MKIVFIVGKRGGDYFAVKRAIEKGLLQNIEIVYIISNSSLSKAMNDYKIISDNFYCKQDNESRVQFFDNVQDLLAKIEYDYIVLSGFDWLIPSKLVETNINKIINSHHSLLPAHPGLFKKEKLVESDDKFLGATLHFVDNGVDTGIKLTQAVFLNYGIEKFDLILKIYRFIQDCMIVQSLAELNNQEAEHREIYFNEILFNPSIERNILKCFERIYFGK
- a CDS encoding peptidoglycan bridge formation glycyltransferase FemA/FemB family protein, whose amino-acid sequence is MLFEVYTISDKLKWDERISSFDDEKLDIYYLPEYYQTWIEHEKAEPICIYCEINNSKFLYPFFKKEIKRYELDAKYYDIFSAYGYGGVVSDVKEKTDRKIFNYEFNRWCKNNNIIAEFIRENPSINKLDNFIRDAEYLKVRTNVFLKSTDNYKIPSKSRRNYIKQAIKNNLSIQIDENLETIDSFTKLYNMTAKRLDMDKSYLFNDNYFNNHKKYFIANTKIINILFEDKIISSSMFYYGFKKTIYHLSGSDFKYKKLYPNELLMQAMINESKKINNSLLSLGGGTTDNPEDKLFKYKNRFGDNLRDVYIGKKVHNENIYKNICKQWEVNYSDVVSKYKNFFLKYRFINENCIYRR
- a CDS encoding N-acetylneuraminate synthase family protein, translated to MKKQIIQGREISDQAPSFIIAEAGVNHNGSMNLAFKLIDEAKKAGADCIKFQTFNTEMCESKYALKPEYFKGRDGEFNKKDFSKSLEFNKIQFKDLKQYCDEKGIMFLSMAADYPSFEILLDIGCPAIKIGSSDTLNFPLFKLMGESKLPIIYSTGISTLENVRMGVDYLYNSGVEDLSILQCTSQYPAPFKDINLNVMNEYKKEFDVPVGLSDHSQGLHVPYASIGMGAKIIEKHFTLSRNLPGVDHIASIEPHELKEMVLKIREIEDALGDGLKEIKESEKEHLKTMRKSLFSLSSIKKGDIFSLKNIGSKRPGGGILPIEIDSILGKVAKVDIDEDEYITKEMF
- a CDS encoding cytidylyltransferase domain-containing protein — encoded protein: MKNIALIPARGESKRLPGKNIKKLNGKPLIAYSIETCLASRNISRVIVSTDDENIARVAKEYGAEVPFIRPKYLAKDKVGDREVMLHLTDWLKKNENYTFDNLIYIRPTTPFKSTQMIEEALKQIEDKKYSAIRSVTKSEGVFHPYWMYKQKNGFLNTFVDDLKVEKFYQSQLLPECFRLNGVVDITRVNTLKKYQNIYGNAIGYIEIDEERAIDIDTEFEFMLCEFMIEKELI